In a genomic window of Campylobacter concisus:
- a CDS encoding porin: MKITKVSLAALVALGAFSSVASATPLEEAIKNVDLSGFARYRYTNDSTKKTTADTVKGNTAGHAFRMQTSFKAAIDDNFFGVLTLRYAATDDSGDKVATGTDKTNTTNSFGVYEMYLGYKVSDTTITAGKQLIKTFYDDGDIAGTGLKVVSTDVPGLTLTAAAYDALQSDGTEIDGPLLNRIVNGTENDKFNGSAGNLYYLGAAGSYDPVSFKAAIANLQEIATLYGAEAGVSFNVTDDVNLNLKGQFVHNDSDHKDVADANFWAVQAGTKLFGAKLNAGYLDFDAKNKDNNKWSFTSIDASGQLINPTKLLNSVMGGGGKQYYNNIKGNNDYWFVNAGYDIDKFGLGAGYTQGKGTSYALNKERAKRNEWYAQASYKYSKKLNFLTWYAAAKDKKDSESFKQNRIRFEAKYSF, encoded by the coding sequence ATGAAAATTACAAAAGTTAGCTTAGCTGCTTTGGTTGCTTTAGGTGCATTTTCAAGCGTTGCAAGTGCAACTCCACTTGAAGAAGCTATAAAAAATGTAGATCTTTCAGGATTTGCAAGATATCGTTATACAAATGATAGTACTAAAAAAACTACGGCTGATACTGTAAAAGGTAATACTGCAGGCCATGCTTTTAGAATGCAAACATCATTTAAAGCCGCTATTGATGATAATTTCTTTGGTGTATTGACACTAAGATATGCTGCTACTGATGATTCAGGCGATAAAGTAGCAACTGGTACAGATAAAACAAATACAACAAATTCTTTTGGTGTATATGAGATGTATCTAGGATACAAAGTATCTGACACTACTATTACAGCTGGCAAGCAACTTATCAAAACTTTCTATGATGATGGTGATATAGCAGGTACTGGTCTAAAAGTAGTAAGTACTGATGTACCTGGTCTTACTTTAACAGCTGCAGCTTATGATGCACTACAAAGCGACGGTACTGAAATAGATGGTCCATTGCTTAATAGAATAGTAAATGGTACTGAAAATGATAAATTTAATGGTTCTGCTGGCAATCTTTACTATTTAGGTGCAGCTGGCAGTTATGATCCAGTATCTTTTAAAGCAGCTATTGCAAATCTTCAAGAGATAGCAACACTTTATGGTGCTGAAGCTGGTGTTAGCTTTAATGTAACCGATGATGTAAATCTAAACCTAAAAGGTCAATTTGTCCATAACGACTCAGATCACAAAGATGTAGCTGATGCTAACTTCTGGGCAGTTCAAGCTGGCACAAAACTATTTGGTGCTAAGCTTAACGCTGGCTATTTAGACTTTGATGCTAAAAATAAAGATAATAATAAGTGGTCATTTACTTCAATTGATGCAAGCGGACAGTTAATCAACCCAACTAAACTACTAAATAGTGTAATGGGTGGCGGCGGAAAACAATATTACAACAATATCAAAGGCAACAACGACTACTGGTTTGTTAATGCTGGATATGATATAGATAAATTTGGTCTTGGTGCCGGTTATACTCAAGGTAAAGGTACAAGCTATGCTCTTAATAAAGAGAGAGCAAAAAGAAATGAGTGGTATGCACAAGCTAGCTACAAATATAGCAAAAAACTTAATTTCCTAACTTGGTATGCAGCTGCTAAAGATAAAAAAGATAGCGAAAGCTTTAAACAAAATCGTATAAGATTTGAAGCAAAATATAGCTTCTAA
- a CDS encoding MBL fold metallo-hydrolase yields the protein MRVMHKSFGDFGTNCYIVTKDSSSIVIDPGDGAKEWVLQNAKNLKAILCTHGHFDHIFDAGKLKDELEIPVYINKFDAFMCESDIFGYMKSTFTPDVLVDNDENFNIDDFCIKFHHFPGHTLGCSMIEIDDMIFSGDFLFRGSIGRWDFPFSDKNEMLKSLEKCKNLKGNFTLYPGHGESSTLKAEQNNIDYWIDIVKNS from the coding sequence ATGAGAGTAATGCACAAAAGTTTTGGAGATTTTGGCACTAATTGTTACATTGTTACAAAAGATAGCTCATCTATAGTGATAGATCCAGGAGATGGGGCAAAAGAATGGGTTTTACAAAATGCCAAAAATTTAAAAGCCATCCTTTGTACTCATGGGCATTTTGATCATATTTTTGATGCTGGTAAGTTAAAAGATGAGCTAGAAATTCCAGTTTATATTAACAAATTTGATGCTTTCATGTGTGAGAGTGATATTTTTGGTTATATGAAAAGTACTTTTACTCCAGATGTTTTAGTTGATAATGATGAAAATTTTAACATTGATGATTTTTGCATCAAATTTCATCATTTCCCAGGGCATACACTAGGTTGCTCGATGATAGAGATAGATGACATGATATTTAGTGGGGATTTTTTATTTAGAGGAAGCATAGGACGCTGGGATTTTCCTTTTTCAGACAAAAATGAAATGTTAAAAAGCCTAGAAAAGTGTAAAAATTTAAAAGGCAACTTCACACTTTATCCAGGACACGGAGAAAGTAGTACACTAAAGGCCGAGCAAAATAATATTGATTATTGGATAGATATAGTAAAAAATAGCTAA
- the cmoB gene encoding tRNA 5-methoxyuridine(34)/uridine 5-oxyacetic acid(34) synthase CmoB produces the protein MDLSKFNEQQKQIFNRIENLANFDCELELKDSVNVKFKNLDQAKKDEIYDLALSLKPWRKGPFLLDDIYIDSEWQSFIKFNILAPHLNLAGKSVADVGCNNGYYMFKMLEYGSKSITGFDPSVHTYLQFAFLNKFIRSNIAYELLGVESLPEYAAKFDTIFCLGVIYHRSDPIKMLKELKSALNPGGELFLDTMYIDMDGDFALSPKDRYSKIPNIYFVPTLSALQNWCERAKFRDFTLLETKATDLNEQRKTQWIDGESLGNFLDPDDNTKTIEGYPAPKRAYVRIKI, from the coding sequence GTGGATCTTAGTAAATTTAATGAGCAACAAAAGCAAATTTTTAATAGGATAGAAAATTTAGCAAATTTTGATTGCGAGCTTGAGCTAAAAGATAGTGTAAATGTGAAATTTAAAAATTTAGACCAAGCCAAAAAAGATGAAATTTATGACCTCGCCCTTAGCCTAAAGCCTTGGCGAAAAGGGCCATTTTTACTTGATGATATATATATAGATAGCGAGTGGCAAAGTTTTATTAAATTTAATATCCTTGCTCCTCATTTAAATTTAGCTGGCAAAAGCGTGGCTGATGTGGGTTGTAATAATGGATATTATATGTTTAAGATGCTTGAGTACGGTTCAAAAAGCATAACTGGCTTTGATCCTAGCGTGCATACATATTTGCAGTTTGCTTTTTTAAATAAATTTATCCGCTCAAATATCGCTTACGAGCTTCTTGGAGTAGAGAGCTTGCCAGAATACGCAGCGAAATTTGACACCATTTTTTGCCTTGGCGTGATATACCACAGAAGCGATCCTATCAAGATGCTAAAAGAGCTAAAAAGCGCGCTAAATCCAGGCGGTGAGCTATTTTTAGATACTATGTATATTGATATGGATGGCGACTTTGCGCTAAGTCCAAAAGATAGATACTCAAAAATTCCAAATATCTATTTTGTGCCGACACTCTCGGCACTTCAAAACTGGTGCGAGAGAGCTAAATTTAGGGATTTTACCTTACTTGAGACAAAGGCCACTGATCTAAATGAGCAGCGAAAAACGCAGTGGATAGATGGCGAGAGTCTTGGAAATTTCTTAGACCCAGACGATAATACAAAGACCATCGAGGGCTACCCAGCGCCAAAAAGAGCATATGTTAGAATTAAAATTTAA
- a CDS encoding thioesterase produces the protein MAEENIYDVKDESQIILPEDENPLRNEIKTAPLTKLNFSGTAFLLEKNHAKTRFFTTDDMVCDTEGLIHSGFIFMGANHAALLAINEEFCVSIGARINFFGPLKLGDVVEFDAQARFEESRKREVKVLGYVKDIKIFEGVFQLVTLEEHIFLAQQKNIQKEAAIRQKKEREEAKANS, from the coding sequence ATGGCAGAAGAAAATATCTATGATGTAAAAGACGAATCGCAAATAATCTTACCAGAAGATGAAAACCCATTAAGAAATGAGATCAAAACCGCTCCACTTACAAAGCTAAATTTTAGCGGAACGGCATTTTTACTTGAAAAAAATCACGCAAAGACTAGGTTTTTTACTACGGATGATATGGTGTGCGATACTGAGGGACTTATTCATAGTGGGTTTATTTTTATGGGCGCAAATCATGCTGCACTTTTAGCTATTAATGAAGAATTTTGCGTTAGTATCGGAGCTAGGATAAATTTCTTTGGGCCACTAAAGCTTGGTGATGTAGTGGAATTTGACGCGCAAGCAAGATTTGAAGAGAGTAGAAAAAGGGAAGTAAAAGTGCTTGGATATGTTAAAGATATAAAAATTTTTGAAGGAGTATTTCAACTTGTCACACTTGAAGAGCATATCTTCTTGGCTCAACAAAAAAATATCCAAAAAGAAGCTGCTATAAGGCAAAAAAAAGAGCGAGAAGAAGCTAAGGCTAATAGCTAA